The Sediminispirochaeta smaragdinae DSM 11293 genome has a segment encoding these proteins:
- the rlmN gene encoding 23S rRNA (adenine(2503)-C(2))-methyltransferase RlmN, translating into MSPSYYPFPEGTDCASGLFPDEICRVFHLSPAFRGKQVFRALQQGISSWTQISTLSLNDRNRLSEEASLFSSVPTRFDEASDGSAKLLLELIDGRFVESVLLVDESGRKTACLSSQVGCAMRCAFCRTGTMGLLRNLSTGEILEQYYHLKNRYGEISNIVFMGMGEPLANLPPVQKAIAILNHPEGPGIGIRKITVSTCGIVDGIRSLSETALIPRLACSLVTADPKLRQRLMPVSKANPLPELKQALHFYQEKSKRRITLECVLLGGINSAEEQAQGVADFARGLSVLVNVIPWNPTEGLDFRPPSDQEIIRYRKRLEQAGIAVSRRYRRGSEINGACGQLAVLENRPDSSDPCR; encoded by the coding sequence ATGAGCCCGTCATATTACCCCTTCCCGGAAGGCACCGACTGCGCTTCCGGCCTATTTCCCGATGAAATCTGTCGCGTATTTCACCTCTCCCCCGCTTTTCGGGGGAAACAGGTGTTCAGGGCACTCCAGCAAGGAATATCCTCCTGGACGCAGATATCAACCCTATCCCTGAACGACCGAAACCGACTGAGTGAAGAAGCTTCCCTTTTTTCTTCCGTGCCTACGCGGTTCGACGAGGCATCCGACGGCAGTGCGAAGTTATTATTAGAACTTATCGACGGACGCTTTGTGGAATCGGTACTTCTGGTAGATGAGAGCGGCCGCAAAACAGCCTGCCTCTCCAGCCAGGTCGGCTGCGCCATGAGATGTGCTTTCTGTCGGACCGGAACCATGGGTCTTCTGAGGAATCTCAGTACAGGAGAAATTCTCGAACAGTATTATCACCTGAAAAATCGTTATGGGGAGATATCGAATATTGTCTTTATGGGGATGGGAGAACCCCTTGCAAATCTTCCTCCGGTACAAAAGGCAATAGCGATTCTTAACCATCCGGAAGGCCCAGGTATCGGCATAAGGAAAATAACGGTCTCCACCTGCGGCATCGTCGACGGAATCCGTTCTCTTAGCGAAACAGCATTAATTCCCCGTCTTGCCTGTTCCCTGGTAACCGCAGATCCAAAGTTACGCCAGAGGCTTATGCCGGTTAGCAAAGCAAACCCCTTACCGGAACTAAAACAGGCATTACACTTCTATCAAGAAAAAAGCAAGCGGCGAATAACCCTGGAATGTGTACTTCTCGGCGGCATTAATAGTGCAGAGGAACAGGCCCAAGGCGTAGCTGACTTCGCAAGGGGTTTATCGGTATTGGTAAACGTCATTCCCTGGAACCCTACGGAAGGGCTTGATTTCCGGCCGCCGAGCGACCAGGAGATCATCCGATACAGAAAGCGCCTCGAACAGGCCGGTATCGCCGTTTCCAGGCGCTACCGACGCGGTTCTGAAATTAACGGTGCCTGCGGTCAGTTAGCGGTCCTCGAGAACCGCCCTGATTCGTCTGACCCCTGCAGATGA
- a CDS encoding alanine--tRNA ligase, with the protein MNSDELRNKYIEFFVSKGHARITGQSLIPENDPTVLFTTAGMHPLVPYLLGEPHPAGTRLTDYQKCIRTGDIDAVGDPHHLTFFEMLGNWSLGDYFKEDAISMSFEFLTSPKWLGIPVEKLSVTCFAGDDEVPRDEESASVWKRMGIPEDRIFFLGRGDNWWGPAGETGPCGPDTEMFIDTGRDACGDDCRPGCPCGKYFEVWNDVFMQYNKQADGSFVPLERTCVDTGMGIERTVAVLQGKRSVYETEAFTPLISGIERLSGKQYGKDEGDDTSIRIIADHVRTAVFILGDERGVKPSNLGQGYILRRLIRRAVRHGLKLGIDRAFLSELADIVFERYGLPYPELIAAKDFVREELTAEEARFSETLKKGEHEFEKLLPNLKKSKSGVIPGRVAFRLYDTYGFPLEITEELAAEHDLTVDREGFEKSFEKHQELSKKGAEKSFKGGLADHSERTTALHTATHLLHKALRMVLGEHVQQKGSNITTERLRFDFVHPEKMSDEEVRRVEEIVNQQIDRDLPVSMEMMSLDEARAAGALAFFESKYGEQVKVYSIGDFSKEVCGGPHVEHTGQLGRFKITKEQSSSAGVRRIRAVLEDR; encoded by the coding sequence ATGAACTCTGACGAACTCCGTAATAAATACATCGAATTTTTTGTTTCAAAAGGACATGCCCGTATTACGGGCCAGAGCCTTATCCCTGAAAATGATCCTACCGTGCTTTTTACTACCGCGGGTATGCATCCCCTGGTTCCATATCTGCTGGGTGAGCCGCATCCTGCCGGAACGCGTCTTACCGATTATCAGAAGTGTATCCGGACCGGTGATATCGATGCGGTAGGAGATCCCCATCACCTCACCTTTTTTGAGATGCTTGGAAACTGGTCTCTTGGGGACTATTTTAAGGAAGATGCCATTTCCATGAGTTTTGAATTCCTCACAAGTCCCAAGTGGCTGGGAATCCCGGTGGAAAAGCTTTCGGTTACCTGTTTTGCCGGCGACGATGAGGTTCCCAGGGATGAAGAATCGGCTTCCGTCTGGAAGCGTATGGGAATCCCTGAAGATAGAATTTTCTTTCTCGGTAGGGGGGACAACTGGTGGGGGCCTGCCGGTGAGACTGGTCCCTGCGGCCCTGATACAGAGATGTTCATCGACACTGGAAGGGATGCTTGCGGAGACGACTGTCGGCCCGGTTGCCCGTGCGGAAAGTACTTCGAGGTGTGGAACGATGTCTTCATGCAGTACAATAAGCAGGCTGACGGAAGTTTTGTTCCTCTTGAGCGTACATGTGTCGATACCGGAATGGGCATAGAGCGTACCGTTGCCGTACTGCAGGGAAAACGATCGGTCTATGAAACCGAGGCCTTTACCCCGCTGATTTCAGGCATTGAGCGGCTTTCCGGAAAACAGTATGGCAAGGACGAGGGAGACGATACCTCCATCAGGATCATTGCCGATCATGTCCGAACCGCCGTTTTCATTCTTGGCGATGAACGGGGAGTGAAGCCTTCCAACCTGGGACAAGGCTATATTCTTCGGCGCCTTATTCGCCGCGCCGTTCGGCATGGGCTGAAACTCGGTATCGACCGTGCTTTTCTCTCTGAACTTGCTGATATTGTTTTCGAACGGTATGGTCTTCCCTATCCCGAGCTGATTGCTGCAAAGGACTTTGTTCGTGAAGAGCTAACGGCGGAAGAGGCACGTTTTTCTGAGACCCTGAAAAAGGGTGAGCACGAATTTGAGAAGCTTCTTCCCAATCTCAAAAAGAGTAAAAGCGGTGTTATCCCTGGTCGGGTTGCCTTTCGTCTCTACGATACCTACGGTTTTCCGCTGGAGATAACCGAGGAGCTTGCCGCCGAGCATGATTTAACGGTCGATCGGGAGGGATTCGAGAAATCCTTTGAAAAGCATCAGGAGCTCTCCAAGAAGGGAGCCGAGAAGAGCTTCAAGGGCGGCCTTGCCGACCATTCTGAGCGGACTACTGCACTCCATACCGCCACGCATCTCCTCCATAAGGCCCTTAGGATGGTGCTGGGCGAGCACGTACAGCAGAAGGGAAGTAATATTACCACCGAACGGCTTCGCTTCGATTTTGTGCATCCTGAGAAGATGAGCGATGAAGAGGTCCGTCGGGTTGAGGAGATTGTCAACCAACAAATCGACCGTGATCTCCCTGTTTCCATGGAGATGATGAGCCTTGATGAGGCCCGGGCCGCCGGTGCCCTTGCCTTCTTTGAAAGCAAGTACGGCGAACAGGTAAAGGTCTATTCTATTGGTGATTTTTCAAAAGAGGTCTGTGGCGGCCCGCATGTAGAGCATACCGGCCAATTGGGGCGATTTAAGATTACGAAGGAGCAATCCTCATCTGCAGGGGTCAGACGAATCAGGGCGGTTCTCGAGGACCGCTAA
- a CDS encoding TM2 domain-containing protein — protein MYSTGIAYLLWLISGFGALGFHRFYLGKPGSGLLYLFTGGLFGIGAFYDLITLPMQVREANLRVGYHNAFLGAMAGGAHGPIDRTHTGGARSLGRKESLEQAILKTAKKNKGVVTPSSVALECDKGLDDVKKALELLVEKGYADLRVTKNGALVYFFQEFSEGGSHPDLEEM, from the coding sequence GTGTATTCTACCGGTATTGCATATCTTCTATGGCTCATTTCTGGTTTTGGTGCGCTTGGATTTCACCGTTTTTATCTTGGAAAACCGGGGAGCGGGCTCCTCTACCTCTTTACCGGTGGTCTTTTCGGAATCGGGGCTTTTTACGATCTCATCACTCTTCCCATGCAGGTTCGTGAGGCAAATCTCAGGGTCGGTTACCACAATGCCTTTCTTGGGGCCATGGCGGGAGGTGCTCATGGACCGATCGACAGAACCCATACCGGAGGTGCACGGAGCCTCGGGCGGAAAGAGAGTCTCGAGCAGGCCATCCTGAAGACCGCCAAAAAGAACAAGGGCGTTGTTACCCCAAGCTCGGTTGCTTTGGAGTGTGATAAGGGGCTTGATGATGTAAAAAAGGCCCTTGAGCTCCTTGTGGAAAAGGGGTATGCGGATCTGCGGGTAACGAAAAACGGGGCTTTGGTCTATTTCTTCCAGGAATTTTCCGAGGGAGGAAGCCACCCCGATCTTGAAGAGATGTGA
- a CDS encoding flagellar motor switch protein FliG — protein MSDPKRAAMAYGRFGKTEKPGKEGNVEKDKEQSPSDESSSLRGFLKKGIAGNPYRKAAKLLLLLGKEQAARILAHFSTDEIEKITREIAGIKRIDKEEAKLLFDQFGKAEDKAKAVSGGVEVARSMLEKAFGRDKGDALLEKVIPFGGEKPFSFLEEIESQQIFLLLRRESAAVIAIVLSFLSRKKSGEIVKMLSPSLQVETVRRLARMERVSPSVVASIEMKLQERLHAQGRVVTEEVDGQAVLASILKQMNFREGERILDTLGEGDVVLKEQISKRLFTVDDLLRISDRDMQRVLRDFEDREIALLMTEQNDEVKEKLFSCISDRRKLFVQSELEILGPLRRDEVDKARNNFLAYVRGLVERGEIVLSDDHNPLI, from the coding sequence ATGAGTGATCCCAAAAGAGCGGCCATGGCATACGGCCGTTTCGGAAAAACGGAAAAACCAGGAAAAGAAGGAAACGTAGAAAAGGATAAAGAGCAAAGCCCTTCTGATGAAAGTTCTTCGCTCCGGGGATTTCTCAAGAAGGGGATTGCGGGGAATCCCTATCGTAAGGCAGCAAAATTATTGCTCCTTTTAGGCAAGGAACAAGCTGCAAGGATTCTTGCCCATTTTTCTACCGATGAAATCGAAAAGATCACCAGAGAGATTGCCGGGATAAAGCGGATTGATAAGGAAGAGGCGAAGCTCCTATTCGATCAATTTGGGAAGGCTGAGGATAAAGCAAAGGCTGTTAGCGGTGGTGTCGAGGTGGCACGCTCCATGCTCGAGAAGGCCTTCGGCAGAGACAAGGGGGATGCACTCCTTGAAAAGGTTATACCCTTCGGCGGCGAAAAGCCTTTTTCCTTTCTCGAAGAGATAGAGAGCCAGCAGATCTTCCTTTTGTTACGGCGGGAATCGGCAGCAGTTATTGCCATTGTCCTTAGCTTCCTTTCCCGTAAAAAATCGGGAGAGATTGTAAAGATGCTTTCTCCGTCACTGCAGGTTGAAACGGTTCGCCGTCTTGCTAGGATGGAACGGGTATCTCCTTCTGTTGTCGCCTCTATCGAGATGAAGCTGCAGGAGCGATTACACGCGCAGGGGCGAGTTGTAACGGAGGAAGTCGACGGTCAAGCGGTTCTTGCCTCCATCTTGAAGCAGATGAACTTTAGGGAAGGGGAGCGCATTCTTGACACCTTGGGTGAAGGCGACGTAGTACTGAAAGAACAAATCTCCAAACGGCTTTTTACTGTCGACGATCTGCTTCGTATTTCCGACCGTGATATGCAGCGTGTTCTCAGAGATTTCGAAGATCGGGAGATTGCGCTTCTTATGACGGAGCAAAACGATGAGGTGAAGGAAAAACTCTTTTCCTGTATAAGCGATCGTAGAAAACTCTTTGTCCAATCGGAGTTGGAGATTTTAGGTCCCCTTCGGCGTGATGAAGTCGATAAGGCTCGAAACAATTTTCTTGCCTATGTAAGGGGACTTGTCGAACGGGGTGAGATAGTTCTATCCGATGACCATAACCCCCTGATATAG
- a CDS encoding metallophosphoesterase family protein yields MIILLVSDLHGDIDRLSKLKEEAEAADLLIVAGDLTHFGGRSDALRVIEGCRNLGLPLFLIHGNCDTEEAARCIAEQEGSLHLVSRDFSGIRFVGLGGSLPGPLETPSTMDEEALNRELSSISLPQDGMPLIFVSHQPPHGSCADRAMKMKHVGSTSVARWSEAVAPIAHLCGHIHESACVGRIGRTVLVNPGAFKDGRYAVVRIAGGVAEAELRRV; encoded by the coding sequence ATGATTATACTGTTAGTGAGTGATTTACATGGAGATATTGATAGACTATCCAAATTAAAAGAAGAGGCCGAGGCAGCCGATCTTCTTATTGTTGCCGGAGATCTCACCCATTTTGGAGGGAGGTCCGATGCCCTTCGCGTCATCGAAGGGTGTCGAAATTTGGGTCTTCCCCTCTTCCTTATCCACGGCAATTGCGATACCGAGGAAGCGGCCCGATGCATTGCCGAACAGGAAGGCAGTCTTCACCTGGTCTCTCGCGATTTTTCTGGGATTCGTTTCGTCGGGCTTGGCGGATCATTACCCGGGCCTCTCGAAACGCCAAGCACCATGGATGAGGAGGCTCTTAATCGGGAACTTTCAAGCATTTCTCTTCCTCAAGACGGAATGCCGTTGATCTTTGTCTCACATCAGCCGCCTCATGGAAGCTGTGCAGATCGTGCGATGAAGATGAAACATGTCGGCAGCACCTCCGTGGCCCGCTGGAGCGAAGCCGTAGCCCCTATCGCCCACCTTTGCGGCCATATACATGAGTCTGCCTGTGTCGGACGAATCGGACGAACGGTATTGGTTAATCCGGGGGCTTTCAAAGATGGACGCTATGCCGTTGTTCGAATTGCAGGAGGGGTGGCCGAGGCCGAACTGAGACGAGTTTGA
- a CDS encoding ABC transporter ATP-binding protein, with product MEWRNVSFTYDSGIEVFRRFSLEFPEGEITAILGPSGCGKTTLLHLIAGLLIPSDGSIGRDTGEAVSYLFQEPRLLPWMTVLENVCLVNKDEGAVRRFLEIVGLRSSASRYPGELSGGMRQRVAMARAFAFDASMLLMDEPFQALDLALRLSLVNAFRHIWGQEPRTSIFVTHDIQEALVLGDRIFVLDGPPVELVGRFVNPVDRNQRSIHDPRLLALEAELYHLLIDERSRRKENNDDYTVSE from the coding sequence ATGGAATGGCGGAACGTTTCCTTTACCTATGATAGCGGAATCGAGGTGTTTCGCCGCTTCTCGCTTGAGTTCCCGGAAGGGGAGATTACCGCAATCCTCGGACCCTCCGGTTGTGGGAAAACAACGCTTTTGCATCTCATAGCCGGCCTGTTGATACCCTCTGACGGTAGCATCGGCAGGGATACCGGAGAGGCCGTAAGCTATCTTTTTCAGGAGCCGCGCTTATTGCCCTGGATGACGGTTCTGGAAAATGTCTGCCTTGTGAATAAAGATGAAGGAGCTGTGAGACGATTTCTTGAGATTGTAGGCCTGCGCTCCTCTGCATCACGTTACCCCGGAGAACTCTCCGGAGGCATGCGGCAGCGTGTGGCCATGGCAAGGGCCTTCGCCTTCGATGCATCAATGTTACTCATGGATGAGCCCTTTCAGGCTCTTGACCTTGCCCTTAGGCTTTCACTCGTGAATGCCTTTCGGCATATATGGGGTCAGGAGCCAAGGACCTCGATTTTTGTTACCCACGACATTCAGGAGGCTCTCGTTCTGGGTGATAGAATATTCGTGCTTGACGGACCGCCTGTCGAGCTTGTCGGTCGCTTTGTCAACCCGGTTGATAGAAATCAGCGGAGTATCCATGATCCTCGGCTCCTTGCCCTGGAAGCGGAACTCTATCATCTGCTTATCGATGAGCGCAGCCGAAGGAAGGAGAATAACGATGATTATACTGTTAGTGAGTGA
- a CDS encoding ABC transporter permease: protein MKISPARSMVLVAASVVLLLIIWEAASSIVNADIILPTPFAVLRRLIAIGDRRTFFRHIAASGERVAVSFLFSLIVGILLGIGSGLSSAFRAFLSPFVHTMRTVPVMAVILIAILWFPSTVVPIFAAVLMALPVVIGAVERGILEIDSKLVEMAHIFRVPPVERLRRVIIPQLVPSILTAAHLTLGLCWKVVVAGEIFTIPRSGVGAQMQLAQLSLESEAVFAWTVVVVISAALSQALLSLADHFGKRSS from the coding sequence ATGAAAATTTCACCGGCAAGGTCCATGGTGCTCGTAGCGGCATCCGTTGTGCTGCTTCTCATTATCTGGGAGGCTGCTTCGAGTATCGTGAATGCCGACATTATACTTCCCACTCCTTTTGCGGTTCTTCGGCGTCTTATCGCCATCGGGGACAGGCGTACGTTTTTCAGACATATAGCGGCATCAGGAGAACGGGTTGCCGTTTCCTTCCTCTTTTCCCTCATTGTCGGAATTCTCCTCGGCATAGGATCGGGGCTTTCCTCCGCCTTTCGAGCCTTTCTTTCTCCCTTTGTTCACACCATGCGAACGGTGCCGGTGATGGCCGTTATTCTCATTGCGATACTCTGGTTTCCTTCCACGGTTGTTCCGATTTTTGCGGCGGTCCTTATGGCCCTTCCTGTGGTCATTGGGGCTGTCGAGCGTGGGATCCTTGAAATCGATAGCAAGCTTGTCGAGATGGCCCATATTTTTCGAGTGCCTCCGGTAGAGCGTCTGCGGCGAGTCATCATTCCTCAGCTTGTTCCCTCGATTCTTACCGCTGCTCATTTGACCCTCGGGCTTTGTTGGAAGGTTGTGGTCGCGGGGGAGATCTTCACCATTCCCCGATCGGGGGTGGGTGCTCAGATGCAACTTGCTCAACTCAGCCTTGAGTCCGAAGCTGTCTTTGCCTGGACTGTCGTTGTGGTGATTTCAGCAGCCCTCTCCCAGGCTCTCCTTTCCCTGGCAGATCATTTTGGGAAAAGGAGTTCTTAA
- a CDS encoding ABC transporter substrate-binding protein: protein MKNLKQWSSFRAFSLLLAGFLLASALPLFGSGAKEKKESLVIRGAVYKGSSGFGAVRLLEDPPELGAGISVEFQVLPTPQEMVARVSSGEVDIAVFPTNLAAKLYNAGTGYRLGGVIGYGILHLLSSDTGIASWADLDGKTVYTVGKGATPDFLLRYFLSRSGVEKQVSIDYSITAAPQLAQALIGGKVEYGVLPEPFATLVSNKAPTVSSVIDFQQSWNDLYGGEEGRSYPITVVVLSSKLLDSHPEVARRFLDAYKASIEWVRANPDDAAALIEKFDIMPAAIAAPAIPNCNLVFLPAVESRPLVEDFLRVLLDFDPASIGGKLPDEGFYFQ from the coding sequence ATGAAAAATCTGAAGCAATGGAGTAGTTTCCGTGCTTTTTCCCTGTTGCTGGCAGGATTTCTTTTGGCATCTGCTTTGCCGCTTTTCGGAAGTGGGGCAAAGGAAAAGAAAGAATCCCTTGTTATACGTGGTGCCGTCTATAAAGGATCCAGCGGCTTTGGGGCTGTTCGCCTTTTGGAAGACCCTCCTGAGCTTGGAGCGGGAATCAGCGTCGAATTTCAGGTGCTTCCCACTCCCCAGGAGATGGTGGCGAGGGTTTCCTCCGGGGAGGTCGATATCGCCGTTTTCCCCACGAACCTTGCTGCTAAACTGTATAACGCAGGCACCGGTTACCGCCTCGGAGGAGTAATCGGCTATGGAATTCTTCACCTCCTCTCTTCGGATACCGGCATTGCATCCTGGGCCGACCTCGATGGAAAAACCGTATACACGGTGGGCAAGGGGGCAACACCCGATTTCTTACTTCGCTATTTTCTTTCCCGTTCAGGTGTCGAAAAGCAGGTGAGTATCGATTATTCGATCACCGCTGCCCCACAACTTGCCCAAGCTCTTATTGGAGGGAAGGTTGAGTATGGGGTCCTCCCGGAGCCCTTTGCAACCCTGGTTTCAAATAAAGCTCCGACCGTTTCCTCTGTAATCGATTTTCAGCAGAGTTGGAACGATCTTTATGGGGGTGAAGAGGGGCGTTCTTATCCCATTACCGTTGTCGTCCTCTCGTCGAAGCTGCTCGACAGCCATCCGGAGGTCGCTCGAAGGTTTCTGGATGCATATAAGGCTTCCATCGAATGGGTGAGGGCAAATCCCGATGATGCCGCGGCTCTTATCGAAAAGTTCGATATCATGCCTGCTGCAATTGCCGCCCCGGCAATTCCCAACTGCAACCTTGTCTTCCTTCCCGCCGTCGAGAGCCGCCCGCTTGTAGAAGATTTTCTCAGGGTCCTGCTTGATTTTGACCCTGCGTCGATCGGTGGAAAGCTTCCCGACGAGGGATTCTATTTTCAGTAA
- the tyrS gene encoding tyrosine--tRNA ligase, which produces MADALTVLRERGFIQQCTDEKGLETALSSGPNSFYVGVDPTGISLHVGHMVPLFAMAHLQRAGHKPLAVVGGGTALIGDPSGKTEMRKIQSVETIQKNAEAIKKQIGRIVDFSDGKAKLLNNYDWLANLNYIEFLRDIGRHFSVNRMLTFESYKKRLETGLSFIEFNYQLLQSYDFYVLNRDENCLFQIGGDDQWGNIVAGVELIRRMSGNEVFGLTFPLVTRSDGKKMGKTEKGAVFLDPNLFPPFEYYQYWRNIADADVEKFLMLFTFLPVEEVRELGRLEGSELNRAKEILAYEQTKLIHGKDEADKARDAAKAAFSAGGASDRGAIPFIELPNEDLEEGIGILELFAMTTLCSSRSEARRLVQQGGAVINDEKIDDIEAIVTNKQLDDDGELLLRAGKKRFFRVIAK; this is translated from the coding sequence ATGGCCGATGCCTTGACCGTCCTGCGGGAACGGGGATTTATCCAGCAATGTACCGATGAAAAGGGGCTGGAAACGGCCCTTTCTTCCGGACCGAACAGCTTTTACGTTGGGGTCGATCCTACCGGTATCAGCCTCCATGTGGGGCATATGGTACCTCTGTTTGCCATGGCCCACCTTCAGCGTGCAGGCCACAAGCCCTTGGCTGTTGTGGGTGGGGGAACCGCCCTTATCGGAGATCCGTCGGGTAAAACCGAGATGCGGAAGATCCAATCGGTTGAAACAATACAGAAGAATGCCGAGGCCATAAAAAAGCAGATCGGCAGAATCGTCGATTTTTCCGATGGAAAGGCGAAACTTCTGAACAATTACGATTGGCTTGCCAATCTTAATTACATCGAATTCCTACGCGATATCGGGCGGCATTTTTCGGTAAACAGGATGCTCACCTTCGAATCCTATAAAAAACGCCTGGAAACGGGACTCAGTTTTATCGAATTCAACTATCAGCTCCTTCAGTCCTATGATTTTTATGTACTTAATAGGGATGAGAACTGCCTCTTCCAGATTGGAGGGGATGACCAGTGGGGTAATATTGTCGCCGGTGTGGAGCTGATTCGCCGAATGTCGGGGAATGAGGTCTTCGGGCTTACCTTTCCCCTTGTTACCCGTTCCGACGGCAAAAAAATGGGAAAGACCGAGAAGGGCGCTGTATTCCTTGATCCGAATCTGTTTCCTCCCTTTGAGTATTACCAATATTGGAGGAATATCGCGGATGCAGATGTAGAGAAATTCCTCATGCTTTTTACCTTCCTTCCCGTAGAAGAGGTAAGGGAGCTCGGCCGATTGGAGGGTTCCGAACTGAATCGTGCTAAAGAGATCCTTGCCTATGAGCAGACCAAACTGATCCATGGTAAAGATGAGGCCGATAAGGCCAGGGATGCTGCCAAGGCCGCGTTCAGTGCCGGCGGGGCCTCAGATCGGGGGGCGATACCTTTTATCGAGCTCCCGAACGAGGATCTGGAAGAAGGAATTGGTATTCTCGAACTTTTCGCCATGACCACCCTCTGCTCCTCGCGCAGTGAGGCCCGTAGGCTTGTTCAGCAAGGGGGAGCGGTCATTAATGATGAAAAAATCGATGATATTGAAGCGATCGTTACAAATAAGCAACTTGATGATGACGGAGAGCTTTTACTTCGTGCAGGAAAGAAGCGCTTTTTCCGTGTTATTGCAAAATGA
- a CDS encoding glycine--tRNA ligase: MAENREVSMEKLVSLCKRRGFVYQSSEIYGGLSGAWDYGPLGVELKNRVKDYWWREMTQLHDNIVGLDAAIMMHPRVWEASGHVDNFSDPLVDCKQCKSRFRADQIDLEAPCPVCGNSGTFTEPRDFNLMFATHIGPVKDDGSIVYLRPETAQGIFVNFRNVVQTSRVKIPFGIAQVGKAFRNEVTTKNFIFRTCEFEQMEMQFFVKPGEDDKWFEFWKNERISYYDKLGIRKEKLRFHRHGENELAHYAKDAFDIEYEFPMGWQELEGIHSRTDFDLSRHAEYSGKDLTYLDDDKSRYIPYVIETSAGLTRSVLMVLSDAYEEEELEGGDIRTVLHFHPSLAPVTVAVLPLVKKDGIAEIAQGVASDLREEFAVFYDQSGAIGRRYRRMDEIGTPFCVTIDYDTKEDKTVTLRFRDSMEQVRVPIDELTSRIRAEIKNYRRV; this comes from the coding sequence ATGGCTGAGAATCGTGAAGTAAGCATGGAAAAACTGGTTTCGCTCTGCAAAAGAAGAGGCTTTGTGTATCAGTCCAGTGAGATATACGGAGGACTTTCCGGGGCCTGGGACTACGGTCCCCTTGGTGTTGAACTGAAGAACCGCGTCAAAGATTATTGGTGGAGGGAGATGACCCAGCTTCATGATAATATCGTCGGCCTCGATGCCGCTATCATGATGCACCCCAGGGTTTGGGAGGCCTCGGGGCACGTCGATAATTTTTCCGACCCCCTGGTGGATTGTAAGCAGTGTAAGAGTCGCTTTCGGGCCGATCAGATTGATCTTGAGGCTCCCTGTCCCGTTTGTGGCAACTCGGGAACCTTTACCGAACCTCGCGACTTCAATCTGATGTTTGCAACCCATATCGGCCCTGTCAAGGACGACGGCAGCATCGTGTATTTGCGTCCCGAGACCGCCCAGGGGATTTTCGTCAATTTTCGTAATGTCGTTCAGACCAGCCGGGTGAAGATTCCTTTCGGTATTGCCCAGGTCGGAAAGGCCTTTCGCAACGAGGTGACTACGAAGAATTTCATCTTTCGAACCTGTGAGTTCGAGCAGATGGAAATGCAGTTCTTTGTAAAGCCGGGAGAGGATGACAAATGGTTTGAGTTTTGGAAAAACGAACGTATTTCCTATTACGATAAGCTCGGAATACGAAAAGAGAAGCTTCGTTTCCACCGTCACGGCGAAAACGAACTTGCTCACTACGCAAAAGATGCCTTTGACATTGAATATGAGTTTCCCATGGGCTGGCAGGAACTTGAGGGTATTCATTCCCGCACCGACTTTGACCTTAGCCGCCATGCGGAATACAGCGGCAAGGATCTCACCTATCTTGATGATGATAAGTCTCGCTATATACCCTATGTCATAGAGACCTCGGCCGGGCTTACCCGTTCGGTTCTTATGGTTCTTTCCGATGCCTATGAAGAAGAGGAGTTGGAAGGCGGCGATATCAGAACCGTGCTTCATTTCCATCCCTCTCTCGCTCCTGTCACCGTTGCCGTGCTCCCTTTGGTAAAGAAGGATGGCATCGCGGAAATCGCTCAGGGGGTCGCTTCTGATCTTCGTGAGGAATTCGCCGTTTTTTACGATCAATCCGGCGCCATCGGCCGCCGTTATCGTCGCATGGACGAGATTGGGACACCCTTTTGCGTTACCATCGACTATGACACGAAAGAGGACAAGACGGTTACTTTGCGTTTCAGGGATTCCATGGAGCAGGTTCGGGTTCCCATCGATGAATTGACCTCCCGAATAAGAGCAGAGATTAAGAACTACAGGAGAGTGTGA